A window of Streptomyces broussonetiae genomic DNA:
CTTCCGTGGCGGTGGCGACACCCGGTACGACGGGTACGTCGAGCTCGCGGCACGTGGCGACGACCTCGGCGTCGTAACCGGGGGAGACCACGAAGCGGGCCCCGGCCACCACGGCCCGCTCCGCCTGCTCGGACGTGAGCACGGTGCCCGCGCCGACCGCCAGCCCACCGTGCGCCGCCATCGCCTTCACCACCTGCTCGGCGTCCGGGGTACGGAAGGTGACCTCGGCGCACCGGGCGCCGCCCGCCGTGAGCGCGTCGGCGAGCGGGCCCGCGGTTGCGACGGACGGAACGGTGAGCACCGGCAGGATCCGGGCGCCGGACAGCACGGAGACGACAGACGCGGTCACCGGCCCAGCCATCCGCCGTCGACGGGCAGGACGGTGCCGTGGACGTAGGCGGCGGCGTCCGAGGCCAGGAACACGGTGGCGCCCGCGAGGTCGTCGGAGGCCCCCCAGCGTCCGGCGGGGATGCGGTCCAGGATCGCCTTGCTGCGCACCGCATCGTCCCGCAGTGCCTGGGTGTTGTCGGTGGCGATGTAGCCGGGCGCGATGGCGTTGACGTTCACGCCGTGCGGGGCCCATTCGT
This region includes:
- a CDS encoding bifunctional 4-hydroxy-2-oxoglutarate aldolase/2-dehydro-3-deoxy-phosphogluconate aldolase, which translates into the protein MAGPVTASVVSVLSGARILPVLTVPSVATAGPLADALTAGGARCAEVTFRTPDAEQVVKAMAAHGGLAVGAGTVLTSEQAERAVVAGARFVVSPGYDAEVVATCRELDVPVVPGVATATEVMRVLRAGLDTVKLFPAEPLGGMGMLKALAAPFPRARFLPTGGIGPAHLPGYLAHPAVLAVGGSWMATTGHVERGDYDGIRRLTAEAVERSRG